The Parus major isolate Abel chromosome 27, Parus_major1.1, whole genome shotgun sequence DNA segment AACCCCAAGTGGACATGGAAGTCAGGTCTAGAGTCAAGTTTGTGCCATAATTGGGCTTAGCCCAGTAGTAAAGACAGGACCAGAGTAGTAGTCATGGCCATGATGATTCAACCAGCCCTTGCAAATCTTGCATAGCCCCTATTTGATGTCTGGCATGAGGGTTTTCTGGGGGCTGAGCTTGTGGTTAGCCATCAGCTcatccagcagccccagctctccaggCAAATCCTGACCTTTCAACAGCCTGGAAGTGGTCCATGGTGACCCACAGACCTCTACTAACCCTGTGCACTTGGTCCTTGCAGGTCCCCAGTGCAACGCCTCGGTGGACCTGATCGGCACATGCTGGCCGCGGAGCGCGGTGGGACAGCTGGTGGCTCGGCCCTGCCCCGAGTACTTCTATGGCGTGCGCTACAACACCACCAGTAAGaggggcagcactgctgggacacGGCCAGCGAGGGCTCTGGGACACAAGTGACAATACACCTCTGGGAATAAAGCTCATCAACCATAAAGAAAGCAGTGCCTCGGACCCCAGATTTCAGGGAGGGCcctttcagaaaagcagctttatAAGCAGGTCCtcctgggaggaggagagggctgATATCCCTGTCTTGGGGACAAAGGCAGAGAAGTGATCCTGCCCTGGCCTTGGAAGTGGTACAGGGGTCTGAAACCCCTAGCTGAGCAAAGAGTGGGGGACTTTTAACTCATCCCCTCCTGGAACAGGTGGCTGCACTGTTACTGCCAGTGACATGCTGGTACTCCCACCAGAGAATGAAACAATTGCATATGGAAAGTGTCCAAAGTTGTTCCTAGAATAAGGTTGAGTTTCTGACCACAAGAGCTGTTTttgatgaaagaaaaaccttgcttctcacaaaaaaacataaatttttcCATCTTGCACATTCTTGCAGCCATGGAGGatggcacagacacacagctcctgctttgtGGTGCCTCCTGTGCTGTTGTAGGAGCCTCTCTGCATTAATCACAACTTGACCCTGTCTCTGAGCCCTTCCTACCCCATTACCCTGACAAGGCTCAGAGTCTCCCATTAATGGAAGCTCAGTCTCACCCCGTGCTGGCATCGCCCACTGGTGACACCAGTCCCAGACTCTCTGGGGAGCCTGCACCATTCCTTCCCAATTAGCTTTGCCACCTACTGTCCTCGCTGGGAGGCAAAAAACTCCTAATTGAGGGAGATAAGTGAAACCTTGTGCTGCCATCCTACCATAGATCATGGGTTAGCACATGATCACCCAAGCAAACAGCAGagtgaaagggaagaagaatCTAActgttgctgcttctgctgcatcCTTGTGTATGGTGAGGAGGCATTGGGGTCCCCCTGTGCCAAGGGCAGATGTGGTGCAGACCCAAAGCTCTTGAGCAGGTCTGAAATATTGCAAGGATTTTGGTTCTGCAGTTGTGACCAAGGCAGTAGTTAAGCTGCCTTCAAAGCAGAAGATGCCACTGGCCTGATGCCAGTGCCCTGCATTAGTGACAGTCAGGTCACATGCCTGTGCCCATCCCCATGCTCTGTTAACTCTTGGATGGTCATCCTGTCTTTCAGATAATGGGTACAGGGAGTGCCTCGCAAATGGGAGCTGGGCAGCACGTGTCAACTACTCCCAGTGCCAGGAGATCCTCAGTGAAGAGGTAGGAGCTTGGGAGTCACTGGGGTCTTGGCAGGAGGGCAAGAAACAGATGATGGAGTTTTGAAAGGCAACAGCATCCAGGCCAGGAATGGCCCAGCACTGAGGACTGAGCATGCAACAGCATCCCAATGATAAAGTTACATGTGGCAATTATTACCCCTTcttgatttgcatttttattcccCATCAGAAATAAAGCCATGCCTGTTTCAATCTCCGTTAAAAATCCAAGAGGATTGGCAGTGTGAGGTCCTCAGGGCCTCTGGGTGCAGATCAGCCCTGTcactctcctgcagctccctcctgacACAGCCCTCAGTGAAAACCCCGTCCTTCCCTGCTGGCAATGAAATAAAGGAGTTATTTGGGAAGctgaaagagataaaaaatgagGATCAAGAATTACAAGCCCCTGAGTAGGTCAAGCCACCCCTTGAAGCAGAGAAGAGATATGAGTTTTTCATTTGCAGTTGATACCAACTCTGGTATTTAAGATGCTGATATCTCTTGCCAGGAGTGGTTTTCTCACTTTCTTAGTTGCTAATTCACCAACTGGATGACTACCTAACATAAGGAGtcatcaattaattaatttatcaCTCATACTCTCCCTCTGCCCAAATTCATCCCAGCCTCTCAGCTTCCCCTAGGGCAATGGGGGTGAACTGAGATATAAAATTCCAGTGAGCTCAGCTGAGTTCCAGCAAGGTTTTCCCAGAGGATGGGTTGCACTGTCTCATGAGCTGCTCTGGTATAAAATGAGAAGTGAAACCAGGTTGGTGCCTCTCCTTCCCACATTAGCCCCATATCCTTCCAttccctctgtcctgtcccaggGTGGGCTCAAATTGCTTCCTGAAAAAGGGCCCAAAATTTGAGGTGCAGCTGCCAAAGGTGATGTGGTGGAAGAGGTGGGTTTGTGCCAGTACCAGGGCTGTTGCTGACCCTCTGCCCATCTCCCTCACTTCCAGAAGAAGAGCAAGCTGCACTACCACATTGCTGTCATCATCAACTACCTGGGCCACTGTGTTTCGCTGGGGGCCCTCCTCGTGGCATTTGTCCTCTTCATGCGCCTGCGGTGAGTGACAAACCTGGTGCCATGTTCCTGTGAGGTCATCTCAGGCACAGATGGACCCAGCTCCTGTGCTTTGCCATCTCCTCCCTCACAGCCACTGCCTTccaggctgcagggatgctgcctATCTCAgggctgtttttcttctgctgcttttttaaagCACCTGGTTATGGAGGCAGAGTCCTCCTTTGTGCCTTCCACCTCCTGGTATTCTTCCTGCCCACTTCACCCAAGGCATGGTCCCAGCAGATCATCCGTGGGGTCCCAACAGAGACACTCAGCTCCACAAATAGCACTATCCCCAGTCCCCCTGCTCTGATTGGGCCTTGTTCCACTCTTCTCCAGGAGCATACGGTGCCTGAGAAACATCATCCACTGGAACCTGATCACAGCCTTCATCCTACGCAATGCCACATGGTTCGTGGTGCAGCTCACCATGAACCCAGAGGTGCACGAAAGCAATGTGGTAGGTGCggctctgccaggctgagcccagtCCTGAGCAGTTGGGGGGTGTGAGGACCCTggagatcacagaaccacaaaGTGGTTTGGGTctgaagggaccttaaggatcatttagttccaaccccttGGCCATGGACACcttcactatcccaggttgctccaagccccatccaacctggccttggacacttccagggttggagcagccacagcttctctgggcaacctctgccaaggcctcaccaccttccctgggaagaatttcttccctaaagctactctctttcagtttgaagtcaCTAAGATGTGGCTAGAAAAGCAACTTCAGGGGACAAATAGTGCTGGCTGGTGGCTGGCAGGCACCCCCTGTGTATGAGAAACATGGGTTTGATTGCTCAAATGATGGTGGGGTCCATGCTGCTCCGTGCATTGTTTGCACCACTGTGACGTGGACCTCAACAGGCTCCACATCTCCTGGCAGGTTTGGTGCCGCTTGGTCACTGCTGCCTACAATTACTTCCATGTCACCAACTTTTTCTGGATGTTCGGCGAGGGTTGCTACCTGCACACGGCCATCGTGCTCACCTA contains these protein-coding regions:
- the LOC107215316 gene encoding corticotropin-releasing factor receptor 1 isoform X3, which gives rise to MVPNLRPALLLLLQAFLLWDSQVAASIQEQYCESLPPVTNHTGPQCNASVDLIGTCWPRSAVGQLVARPCPEYFYGVRYNTTNNGYRECLANGSWAARVNYSQCQEILSEEKKSKLHYHIAVIINYLGHCVSLGALLVAFVLFMRLRSIRCLRNIIHWNLITAFILRNATWFVVQLTMNPEVHESNVVWCRLVTAAYNYFHVTNFFWMFGEGCYLHTAIVLTYSTDKLRKWMFICIGWCIPFPIIIAWAIGKLYYDNEKCWFGKRAGVYTDYIYQGPMILVLLINFIFLFNIVRILMTKLRASTTSETIQYSHFQVSRHGYYLNPFDHMLNELN